AGCCACGGAGGGAGGACGGGGTCCACGGCGAGCGTGCGGAACGGGGCGAGCGGCACGAGCCCCAGGATGGACTGGAGGATGAGCGGAAGGGTGCTCTGGTTCCACGTCTGGGGCGCGTTGGCGCGGGGATAGCTCCCGGGGTAGGCCAGCTCGTCGCGCGCGTACCCCCCCACGCACTCGGGCGTCCGCCCGCCCCAGCTCCGCGCCAGGTCGTAGAGCCCCCGCGAAAGCTCCAGCGCGCGGTCGTCGAAGCCGTAGCGCCGCAGGCCGAAGGTGATCGTCCCGTTCTCCACCGGCCAGATGCTCCCCAGGTGGTACGAGAGCGGGTTGTAGGCGGGGTTCTGCGTGGAAAGGGTGCGGATCCCCCAGCCGCTGAACAGGTCGGGCTGGAAGAGGCGCCGGACCAGCCGCGGGACCTTGTCGTCGTCCACGATCCCCGTGGCCAGGCACTGCCCCGCGTTCGAGGTGGCGGTGCGGATGGGGCGCTTCCCGGCGTCCAGGCCGAAGGCGACCACCCCCTCGTCGTCCAGCCAGAAGTCGCGGTTGAAGCGCTCCTTCAGCGCGGACGCCTCCTTCCAGTAGTCCCACGCCGTCCGCTTCTCCCCCAGCGCGAGGGCGAAGGCGGCCATGAACTGGAGCGCGGCGTACCAGTACCCCTGCACCTCGCACACCGCCACCGGCGGAGCCACCTGGCTTCCGTCCTCGCGGACCACCGCGTCGTCGCTGTCCTTCCACCCCTGGTGCAGCGGGCCGTGCTCCGACCGGGTGAGGTACTCCTGGTAGCCGTCCCCGTCGGCGTCGCCGTGCTCCCGCGCCCAGTCCATGATGCGGCGCAGCGTGTCCCAGTGCACGGCCACGTCGTCGCGCGCCCCGCTCCAGGCGTACAGGTGCCCCAGCGCGATCACGAACATGAAGGGGGAGGCGAAGTCGCCGTAGTACCGGTCGAAGGGGGTGAGGCCCAGGCGCGGCTCCGGGCCGCGCCGGGCCTGCTGGACGATCCGGCCCGGCTCCTCGTCGCGGCGGGGATCGGTGGTGGTCCCCTGGCGCCGGGCGAGGACGCGCAGGACGTCGCGGAGCTGCCGCCCCTGGTCCCAGGGCGCCGCCTGCCACCCCGCCGTCAGCATGTCGCGCCCGAAGAAGGCGTGGTAGACCGGGATCCCCGCCGCGGGGGCGAGCCATTCGTCCTCCGGCCCGTCCAGCAGCGCCAGGGCCGCGATGTCGCGCAGCGCGCCGCGGGTCAGCTCCACGAGCGGCGTCTCCCCCGGCGCGAACAGCGTCGCCACGGCATCGAG
The nucleotide sequence above comes from Longimicrobiaceae bacterium. Encoded proteins:
- a CDS encoding glycogen debranching N-terminal domain-containing protein; this encodes MTFLSSLDAVRATNQPPVRSAWRGPSLLTVDTRGRCGTEPLTGFFFRETRCIRDLALHLEGEEPLGGSIAEAESHAVELSYLFPPVDDFGGGGSGSGGREERHGIPVRGLDLALRYEVFPASLRARLRVTNRTLGPVELTLAWTLSADFADIGSTQPRASAGPDVPVETRATAGGVVFRSAEPRLPLTVEVHGAEDHGWRWEEGRLRARVRLAPQESADLGIRVRVTDAADPIDEAGEERRLAHLAEELDAVATLFAPGETPLVELTRGALRDIAALALLDGPEDEWLAPAAGIPVYHAFFGRDMLTAGWQAAPWDQGRQLRDVLRVLARRQGTTTDPRRDEEPGRIVQQARRGPEPRLGLTPFDRYYGDFASPFMFVIALGHLYAWSGARDDVAVHWDTLRRIMDWAREHGDADGDGYQEYLTRSEHGPLHQGWKDSDDAVVREDGSQVAPPVAVCEVQGYWYAALQFMAAFALALGEKRTAWDYWKEASALKERFNRDFWLDDEGVVAFGLDAGKRPIRTATSNAGQCLATGIVDDDKVPRLVRRLFQPDLFSGWGIRTLSTQNPAYNPLSYHLGSIWPVENGTITFGLRRYGFDDRALELSRGLYDLARSWGGRTPECVGGYARDELAYPGSYPRANAPQTWNQSTLPLILQSILGLVPLAPFRTLAVDPVLPPWLPELTVRGLRVGEARVGLRFHRAEDGTSRHEVVEQEGTLHVVRQPPIDSLSAGLWDRLTALAEGVVRS